A stretch of the Bacillota bacterium genome encodes the following:
- a CDS encoding phosphatase PAP2 family protein — translation MSSIYVWLLGTTDLFVKYGSVGLFLLAFAESSFFPIPPDLVLIPLALISPRRALWYALVCTTASVVGGVFGYLIGRYAGYPLLRKVASLQRIQQIEDIFARYGGWGVAIAGFTPIPYKLFTIAAGVFRMRQTEFVLASIVGRGLRFFLEGWLLMVYGQAILDFLAKYFELLTFGLTILLVMLYLGLSRLRKAVGLSRRVDQQVGQLKDWVNAWWLKCIVPLGKLGTYVLVGLSLAGFFLLLLAKLIEDLLGNELGYFDQLITAGITSLRTEPLTELMKLLTTLGSPGLLVPAALVLGLTFIFWFRHVWEAVTFWLCLLGAWGLIELLKELFARPRPAGVPLIEAAGYSFPSGHSLLAMVFYGFLIYVSWLKVQNLNLRLILTVFLSLLILGVGVSRVYLGVHYPSDVLGGFAAGGFWLISFILGSQGLRHRRRRPFIVN, via the coding sequence ATGAGCAGTATTTATGTCTGGTTGCTGGGGACAACTGATCTGTTTGTTAAGTATGGTAGTGTTGGTCTGTTTCTGCTGGCCTTTGCCGAGTCATCCTTCTTTCCCATTCCACCAGATCTCGTTTTAATCCCGCTGGCGTTAATTTCACCCCGCCGGGCGCTCTGGTATGCCCTGGTCTGCACGACCGCTTCTGTTGTCGGGGGGGTTTTTGGCTATTTGATCGGACGGTACGCCGGCTACCCCCTGCTGCGCAAAGTGGCTTCACTCCAGCGCATCCAACAGATTGAAGACATATTTGCCCGCTACGGCGGTTGGGGGGTAGCGATCGCGGGTTTCACCCCGATCCCTTATAAGCTGTTTACCATTGCCGCCGGGGTGTTCCGCATGCGGCAGACGGAGTTTGTCCTGGCCTCTATTGTTGGCCGGGGCTTGCGGTTTTTTCTCGAAGGTTGGCTGCTCATGGTTTACGGGCAAGCGATCCTGGACTTTTTAGCGAAGTATTTTGAACTGCTGACGTTCGGTCTGACGATTCTCCTGGTGATGCTCTACCTTGGTTTGTCCCGGCTCAGGAAAGCAGTTGGCTTATCCCGTCGCGTCGACCAGCAAGTAGGCCAGCTCAAAGATTGGGTTAATGCCTGGTGGCTGAAATGCATTGTTCCGCTGGGTAAGCTGGGCACCTATGTACTGGTTGGTTTGAGTTTAGCGGGCTTTTTTCTCCTGTTACTGGCCAAGTTGATCGAAGACTTACTCGGGAATGAGTTGGGATATTTCGACCAGTTAATCACCGCCGGCATCACCAGTTTGCGGACTGAACCCTTGACTGAGTTGATGAAACTCTTGACTACATTGGGCTCACCTGGTTTGTTAGTGCCGGCGGCCTTGGTGCTGGGCCTGACTTTTATCTTCTGGTTCCGTCATGTCTGGGAAGCCGTAACCTTCTGGTTATGCCTGTTGGGAGCCTGGGGTTTAATCGAACTGCTCAAAGAATTATTTGCTCGTCCCCGTCCCGCGGGTGTGCCGCTGATTGAGGCTGCCGGCTACAGTTTTCCCAGTGGCCACTCGCTGCTGGCCATGGTGTTTTATGGTTTTTTAATTTATGTTTCGTGGTTAAAGGTTCAGAACCTCAATCTCCGGCTAATCTTAACCGTATTTTTGTCCCTGTTGATCCTGGGCGTAGGCGTCAGCCGAGTTTACCTGGGGGTGCATTATCCCAGTGATGTGTTGGGCGGATTTGCGGCCGGCGGATTCTGGTTGATCAGTTTTATCTTGGGTTCCCAGGGACTCCGTCACCGCCGAAGGCGTCCCTTCATCGTTAATTAA
- the gatC gene encoding Asp-tRNA(Asn)/Glu-tRNA(Gln) amidotransferase subunit GatC: MISKQEVEHVALLARLELTEEEKERYTSQLNVILEHVRKLNRLDTSQVEPMAHVLPLQNVFREDVIQESMDRDLVLQNAPAREGGTFKVPRII; the protein is encoded by the coding sequence CTGATTTCCAAACAAGAGGTCGAACATGTGGCTCTTTTGGCCCGTCTGGAACTGACCGAGGAAGAAAAAGAGCGTTACACTTCCCAACTCAACGTTATCCTTGAGCATGTCAGGAAACTCAACCGTCTGGATACCAGTCAGGTTGAACCGATGGCGCATGTTTTACCTTTACAGAATGTCTTCCGGGAGGACGTGATCCAGGAATCGATGGACCGTGACCTGGTTTTGCAAAATGCCCCCGCCCGTGAAGGTGGGACCTTTAAGGTGCCGCGCATCATCTAG
- the gatA gene encoding Asp-tRNA(Asn)/Glu-tRNA(Gln) amidotransferase subunit GatA, giving the protein MELYEMTIHELHALLRSRQVSATEIVESVYNRINQVEGVIQSYVTLNKNKALEMARLVDTSLYNGDDLPPLAGIPMGLKDNICTKGIPTTCSSRILQNFVPPYDATVTEKLAAVNAVLVGKLNMDEFAMGSSTENSGFFPTRNPWDPQTVPGGSSGGPAAAVAADELIYSLGSDTGGSVRQPAAFCGVVGLKPTYGRVSRYGLVAFASSLDQIGPITKDVQDCALVMNVISGHDPKDSTSAPVDVPDFTRYLVNDIKGLRVGIPCEYFAEGIDPGVKETVKQALLKLEELGAICEETSLPHTEYALSAYYIIAPAEASSNLARYDGVRYGYRSETSPDLVTMFQKTRQEGFGPEVKRRIMLGTYALSAGYYDAYYVKALKVRTLIKQDFDRAFARFDVLVSPTGPTTAFRFGEKVENPLAMYMSDICTIPVNLAGIPAISLPCGFQNGLPVGLHIMGKPFDEGTLLRVAYTYEQNTDWHKQKPVLKGVK; this is encoded by the coding sequence TTGGAATTATATGAAATGACAATTCATGAACTGCACGCGCTGCTTCGCTCACGCCAGGTGAGCGCGACCGAAATTGTTGAATCGGTCTATAACCGGATCAACCAAGTCGAGGGTGTGATTCAGTCTTACGTCACCTTAAATAAAAACAAGGCCCTGGAGATGGCCCGGCTTGTTGACACGAGTCTGTACAACGGTGATGACCTGCCGCCATTGGCGGGGATTCCGATGGGTTTGAAAGATAATATATGTACGAAGGGAATCCCGACCACCTGTTCTTCACGGATCCTGCAAAATTTTGTGCCGCCGTACGACGCTACGGTCACCGAAAAATTGGCCGCGGTGAATGCGGTCCTGGTAGGGAAGCTCAATATGGATGAGTTTGCCATGGGGTCTTCAACGGAAAACTCCGGTTTTTTCCCGACCCGCAATCCCTGGGACCCGCAAACGGTTCCCGGGGGTTCAAGCGGTGGGCCAGCCGCCGCTGTCGCGGCGGACGAACTGATCTATTCATTAGGGTCTGATACGGGTGGTTCGGTCCGGCAGCCGGCGGCCTTTTGCGGCGTGGTCGGACTAAAGCCGACCTATGGCCGGGTGTCCCGCTACGGGCTGGTGGCTTTTGCCTCGTCTTTGGACCAGATTGGACCGATTACCAAGGATGTCCAGGACTGTGCCCTGGTGATGAACGTGATCAGCGGACACGACCCTAAGGATTCTACTTCTGCACCGGTAGATGTGCCTGACTTTACGCGGTATCTGGTGAATGACATCAAGGGTTTACGGGTGGGGATCCCCTGCGAATACTTCGCGGAAGGGATTGATCCCGGGGTCAAGGAGACCGTTAAACAGGCCCTGCTGAAGCTTGAGGAGTTAGGGGCGATCTGTGAGGAGACATCATTGCCCCATACCGAGTACGCTTTATCCGCCTACTACATCATCGCGCCGGCAGAAGCCAGTTCCAACCTGGCGCGTTACGATGGCGTTCGTTATGGTTATCGTTCAGAGACGTCTCCCGATCTTGTGACGATGTTTCAGAAAACCCGGCAGGAGGGGTTTGGCCCGGAGGTCAAACGCCGGATCATGCTGGGGACATACGCGCTCAGTGCCGGCTATTACGACGCCTATTACGTCAAAGCCCTCAAGGTCAGGACCCTGATCAAGCAGGATTTTGACCGGGCGTTTGCCAGGTTCGATGTGCTCGTTTCACCGACGGGGCCGACTACAGCTTTCCGGTTTGGCGAGAAAGTGGAGAACCCGCTGGCCATGTACATGTCAGACATTTGTACCATCCCCGTTAACCTGGCGGGCATTCCCGCGATTTCGCTCCCCTGCGGCTTCCAGAACGGTCTGCCGGTCGGATTGCATATCATGGGCAAACCTTTTGACGAGGGGACGTTGCTGCGTGTGGCTTACACCTATGAGCAGAATACCGACTGGCACAAGCAGAAGCCAGTGCTCAAGGGGGTGAAATAA
- the gatB gene encoding Asp-tRNA(Asn)/Glu-tRNA(Gln) amidotransferase subunit GatB produces MDFEAVIGLEVHAELKTNSKIFCSCTTAFGGEPNTHVCPVCLGLPGVLPVLNKKVVEFAIRAGIALNCEIAEFSKFDRKNYYYPDLPKNYQISQYDLPIAKNGYLTIEVGGQEKRIGITRIHMEEDAGKLVHSGATIAQSPYSYVDYNRTGVPLIEIVSEPDLRSAEEARVYMEKLKAILQYIGVSDCKMEEGSLRCDANISLRPAGSQEFGTKTEVKNMNSFRALQRAIEYEIERQADILREGGRIIQETRSWDEGKGITVSMRSKEEAHDYRYFPEPDLVPLVISREWVDEVGRVLPELPDARRARFIEQYGLPAYDAGVLTSSRQLADFFDECCRMYREPKTVSNWVMGELLRCLNAQGLEIEDSLIRPAHLVELLNLIDKGTISGKIAKTVFEEMFATGKRPEQIVQEKGLVQITDEGAIADIVDRVLAANPQVVADYRQGKEKALGFLVGQVMKETKGKANPALVNQLLKERL; encoded by the coding sequence ATGGATTTTGAAGCGGTGATTGGGCTGGAGGTTCATGCCGAGTTAAAAACAAACTCCAAGATCTTTTGTTCCTGCACAACTGCCTTTGGCGGCGAACCGAACACTCATGTCTGCCCAGTTTGTCTGGGCCTTCCCGGGGTCTTACCGGTCTTGAATAAAAAGGTGGTTGAATTTGCTATCCGGGCAGGAATAGCGCTCAATTGTGAGATCGCCGAGTTCAGCAAGTTTGACCGTAAGAATTACTACTATCCCGACTTGCCGAAGAACTACCAAATTTCTCAGTACGACCTGCCCATTGCCAAAAATGGTTATCTGACCATTGAGGTTGGCGGTCAGGAAAAGCGGATCGGGATCACCCGCATCCACATGGAGGAGGACGCTGGTAAACTGGTTCACTCTGGGGCAACGATTGCCCAGTCCCCATACTCTTATGTGGACTATAACCGGACCGGAGTGCCCCTGATCGAAATTGTATCTGAACCGGATCTCCGCTCGGCGGAAGAGGCCCGGGTTTACATGGAGAAACTGAAGGCGATTCTCCAGTACATTGGTGTTTCCGACTGTAAGATGGAAGAGGGTTCCCTGCGGTGTGATGCCAATATCTCACTGCGGCCGGCCGGGAGCCAGGAGTTTGGTACCAAGACCGAAGTCAAGAATATGAACTCGTTCCGCGCCCTCCAGCGGGCGATCGAATACGAGATCGAACGTCAGGCGGATATTTTACGGGAAGGCGGTCGGATTATCCAGGAAACGCGGTCCTGGGACGAGGGCAAAGGGATTACAGTCTCGATGCGGAGTAAAGAAGAAGCCCACGATTATCGGTATTTCCCCGAACCTGACTTGGTGCCCTTGGTGATCAGCCGAGAATGGGTTGACGAAGTGGGGCGAGTGCTGCCGGAACTACCTGACGCCCGGCGGGCCCGGTTTATTGAACAGTACGGGCTGCCGGCTTACGACGCCGGCGTGTTAACCAGTTCCCGGCAGTTGGCTGATTTCTTTGATGAATGCTGCCGGATGTACCGGGAGCCGAAAACGGTCAGTAACTGGGTGATGGGCGAACTGCTGCGTTGTTTAAATGCTCAGGGGTTAGAAATCGAAGATTCGCTAATTCGGCCAGCCCACCTGGTGGAGTTGCTTAATCTGATCGACAAAGGCACGATCAGTGGCAAGATTGCCAAAACCGTCTTTGAAGAGATGTTTGCTACCGGCAAGCGGCCCGAGCAGATTGTGCAGGAAAAGGGCCTTGTGCAGATCACTGACGAGGGTGCCATCGCCGACATCGTGGATCGAGTCCTGGCGGCCAATCCCCAGGTGGTTGCCGATTATCGTCAGGGTAAGGAAAAGGCCCTAGGCTTCTTGGTAGGCCAGGTGATGAAGGAGACGAAGGGTAAAGCCAATCCAGCCCTGGTCAATCAATTGCTCAAGGAAAGGCTCTAG
- the nifV gene encoding homocitrate synthase → MTNGIKIVDTTLRDGEQTAGVVFANKEKIQIAKFLDELGVHQIEAGIAVMGGDEKEALKEICKLGLKASIMGWNRAVISDIQESIDCGVDAVAISISTSDIHIKYKLQTTREDVLERMVEATEYAKKQGMYVSVNAEDASRSDMEFLVRFAQEAKKAGADRLRYCDTVGILEPFTTYERVKTLIEATGLDVEMHTHNDFGMATANALAGVRAGAKYIGVTVGGLGERAGNAALEEVVMALKHIANIDLNFKTEKFREIAEYVARASGRQLHPAKPIVGSNMFAHESGIHGDGVLKNPHTYEAFLPEEVGLQRQIVIGKHSGSAALISKFREYGIELLPEDAEQLLVKVRAAAVDLKRSLFDKELVYLYEDFLKERGK, encoded by the coding sequence ATGACCAATGGAATTAAGATTGTCGATACGACCTTGCGCGATGGCGAGCAGACAGCCGGCGTAGTATTTGCCAATAAAGAAAAAATTCAAATTGCCAAGTTCCTCGATGAACTGGGGGTGCACCAAATTGAGGCCGGTATTGCCGTAATGGGCGGTGATGAGAAAGAAGCCCTTAAGGAGATTTGTAAGCTCGGCCTGAAAGCCAGTATTATGGGTTGGAACCGGGCGGTCATTTCGGATATTCAGGAATCCATCGACTGCGGGGTTGATGCGGTCGCCATTTCGATTTCGACTTCGGATATCCATATCAAGTATAAGCTGCAGACTACCCGGGAGGATGTCCTGGAGCGCATGGTGGAAGCGACCGAATATGCTAAGAAACAGGGCATGTATGTATCAGTCAACGCCGAGGATGCTTCGCGCAGTGACATGGAGTTTCTGGTGCGGTTCGCACAGGAGGCCAAGAAGGCCGGGGCCGATCGGCTTCGCTACTGTGACACTGTGGGGATTCTTGAGCCCTTTACCACTTATGAGCGGGTTAAGACCCTCATCGAGGCGACTGGACTGGATGTCGAAATGCACACCCACAATGATTTTGGGATGGCGACCGCGAATGCACTAGCGGGAGTACGCGCGGGGGCGAAGTACATTGGCGTCACGGTCGGCGGATTGGGTGAACGGGCTGGCAATGCTGCTTTAGAGGAAGTGGTGATGGCCTTGAAGCACATTGCTAACATTGATCTGAACTTTAAAACAGAAAAATTCAGAGAAATTGCTGAGTATGTGGCCCGGGCGTCAGGTCGGCAGCTCCATCCCGCTAAGCCGATCGTCGGTTCAAATATGTTTGCTCACGAGTCAGGCATTCACGGGGACGGGGTTCTCAAGAACCCGCATACTTATGAAGCCTTCCTGCCGGAAGAAGTTGGTCTGCAGCGTCAAATCGTGATTGGTAAGCACTCGGGTTCGGCGGCGTTGATCTCTAAGTTTAGAGAATACGGGATTGAACTCCTTCCCGAGGATGCGGAACAACTGCTGGTGAAGGTTCGGGCGGCGGCGGTTGACCTGAAACGGTCGCTATTTGACAAGGAACTGGTGTACCTGTACGAAGACTTTTTAAAAGAGAGAGGGAAATAA
- a CDS encoding 3-isopropylmalate dehydratase large subunit: MGKTLAEKILSNHSGQDVYANDIVVADVDYVMGQDGTSPLAIQAFQEMQGRTVFDPAKVAFVIDHSAPSPLEGVSALHKLMREFAHVQGMTLFDVGEGVCHQLIPEKGHVGPGALVVGADSHTCTYGALNAFSTGVGSTDLAAAMISGKLWFKVPETFRFVCHGRLPKGVYSKDLILYLIGDVTADGATYMAAEYVGEAITDLSVEARFTIANMAIEMGAKAGLMEADEKTLAWVAAHSRKKFTPVTADPDAVYARVKEYDVSNLEPQVARPHTVDNVVPVAEVAGVEIQQAVIGTCTNGRLEDLTIAAEILRGRKVKPGVRLIVAPASRQVMLDAIKTGVLTTLIEAGAAVVTPGCGPCVGTHNGVPSDGENVISTANRNFKGRMGNNKAFIYLASPATVAASAVTGKITDPREFIK, translated from the coding sequence TTGGGAAAAACACTTGCGGAAAAGATCTTAAGCAACCATAGCGGTCAGGATGTTTACGCCAATGATATTGTGGTGGCTGATGTTGATTACGTCATGGGCCAGGATGGTACTTCGCCGCTGGCGATCCAGGCTTTCCAGGAGATGCAGGGCCGGACCGTTTTTGATCCCGCGAAGGTCGCTTTTGTGATTGACCACAGCGCCCCCAGCCCGCTGGAAGGTGTTTCTGCCCTACATAAGCTGATGCGGGAATTTGCTCATGTCCAGGGAATGACCTTGTTCGATGTCGGTGAGGGGGTCTGCCACCAGTTGATTCCAGAAAAAGGCCATGTTGGCCCAGGGGCGTTGGTGGTTGGGGCCGATTCCCATACCTGTACTTATGGGGCCCTCAATGCCTTTTCCACCGGCGTGGGTTCAACGGATCTAGCCGCGGCGATGATTTCTGGTAAGCTCTGGTTTAAAGTCCCGGAAACTTTCCGCTTTGTCTGTCACGGACGACTGCCGAAAGGTGTTTATTCGAAAGACCTGATCTTGTACCTGATCGGTGATGTCACCGCTGACGGAGCGACCTACATGGCGGCCGAGTATGTGGGGGAGGCGATTACTGACCTATCCGTCGAGGCCCGGTTTACCATCGCCAATATGGCCATTGAGATGGGAGCCAAGGCGGGCCTGATGGAGGCTGACGAAAAAACCCTGGCCTGGGTGGCTGCCCATAGCCGGAAGAAGTTCACGCCAGTGACGGCGGATCCTGACGCGGTTTACGCGCGGGTCAAGGAATACGATGTGTCGAATCTGGAACCCCAGGTGGCCCGGCCCCACACGGTTGACAACGTGGTGCCGGTGGCCGAAGTGGCTGGGGTGGAGATTCAGCAGGCGGTAATCGGGACCTGTACCAATGGCCGCCTGGAAGACCTGACGATCGCGGCCGAAATCTTGCGCGGGCGTAAGGTGAAACCAGGGGTGAGGCTGATCGTGGCCCCAGCCTCACGGCAGGTCATGTTGGACGCGATTAAGACGGGGGTGCTGACTACCCTGATCGAGGCTGGCGCCGCGGTAGTCACTCCTGGTTGCGGCCCGTGTGTGGGGACCCACAACGGGGTGCCGTCCGACGGGGAGAACGTGATCTCGACCGCTAACCGTAATTTTAAAGGACGGATGGGCAACAACAAGGCCTTCATTTACCTGGCCTCGCCAGCCACGGTGGCGGCCTCGGCCGTCACCGGTAAGATCACTGACCCGCGGGAGTTTATCAAGTAG
- a CDS encoding 3-isopropylmalate dehydratase small subunit has translation MKFQGKCFKFGNDVNTDYIISGKYKFKTLDMKELAKHVMEDLDPDFSAKVKPGDFIVAGTNFGCGSSREQAPWAIIYAGVSAVLAKSFARLFYRNAINTGLPLVECDTDQIDPGDELEVDLEKGIINNLTQGTTIPIKPLPRVMLKILADGGLAAHFQKYGTFNFD, from the coding sequence GTGAAGTTTCAAGGTAAATGTTTCAAATTCGGTAACGATGTAAATACCGACTACATCATCTCGGGTAAATATAAATTTAAAACCCTGGACATGAAGGAATTGGCCAAACACGTCATGGAAGACCTGGACCCGGATTTTTCGGCTAAAGTTAAACCCGGTGACTTTATCGTCGCTGGAACCAACTTCGGTTGTGGTTCTTCGCGTGAACAGGCACCCTGGGCGATTATTTACGCCGGTGTCAGTGCAGTTTTAGCTAAATCGTTTGCCCGCCTGTTTTACCGCAATGCCATTAATACTGGCTTGCCGCTGGTCGAGTGTGATACGGACCAGATTGACCCCGGCGATGAACTGGAGGTTGACCTGGAAAAGGGGATCATCAACAATCTGACCCAGGGGACAACTATTCCCATTAAGCCGTTACCGAGGGTCATGCTGAAAATCTTGGCTGACGGGGGATTGGCGGCGCATTTTCAAAAGTATGGGACCTTTAACTTTGACTAG
- a CDS encoding isocitrate/isopropylmalate dehydrogenase family protein, with protein MKHVVTLIPGDGIGPEVSTAARRVLDAAGVNIEWEVVQAGETLIAEYGTPLPQYVLESIRRNRVALKGPFTTPVGTGFRSINVALRKELDLYVNLRPAKSLPNIITRYENVDLIIVRENTEDLYMGIEHMVGQDAAESIKIITRQGSERVVRFAFELARKQDRRKVTAVHKANIMKLTDGLFLNTARRVAADYPDLEFEEIIVDACAMKLVQNPGDFDVLVMPNLYGDILSDLCAGFIGGLGVAPGANIGDGVAIFEPVHGSAPGLAGQNKANPLATILSGVMMLEYLGEYAAAANIRQAVNQVLLEKLQVTADLGGRAGTVEMTDAIIARLKN; from the coding sequence ATGAAGCATGTGGTAACCCTGATTCCCGGTGATGGAATCGGGCCAGAAGTATCGACAGCGGCCAGACGGGTACTCGACGCAGCCGGGGTAAACATTGAGTGGGAAGTTGTTCAGGCGGGAGAAACGCTCATCGCTGAGTACGGTACTCCCCTCCCCCAGTATGTGCTGGAATCGATCCGGCGGAACCGGGTTGCTTTAAAGGGCCCATTTACCACGCCGGTGGGTACAGGATTTCGGAGCATTAATGTGGCCCTGCGTAAGGAGCTTGATCTCTATGTTAATCTGCGGCCCGCTAAATCCTTGCCGAACATAATTACCCGGTACGAGAATGTTGATCTGATCATTGTGCGGGAAAATACGGAAGACCTATACATGGGAATCGAGCACATGGTTGGCCAGGATGCAGCGGAAAGCATCAAGATCATCACCCGCCAGGGCTCAGAGCGCGTGGTGCGTTTCGCTTTTGAGCTGGCGCGAAAACAGGACCGCCGTAAAGTCACGGCGGTCCACAAAGCCAACATCATGAAGCTGACGGACGGTTTGTTTCTCAATACCGCGCGGCGGGTGGCCGCCGATTATCCAGACCTGGAGTTTGAAGAAATAATTGTTGACGCCTGTGCCATGAAACTCGTGCAGAACCCGGGCGACTTTGATGTCCTGGTGATGCCTAACCTCTATGGTGATATCCTGTCTGACCTGTGTGCCGGTTTCATCGGTGGCCTGGGGGTAGCGCCAGGAGCCAACATCGGTGATGGAGTAGCGATCTTCGAGCCGGTTCACGGGAGTGCGCCGGGGTTGGCTGGACAGAATAAGGCGAATCCATTGGCCACCATTCTCTCCGGGGTGATGATGCTCGAATACCTGGGGGAATACGCGGCAGCGGCGAACATTCGACAGGCGGTTAATCAGGTTTTGTTGGAGAAGCTTCAGGTGACTGCTGACCTGGGCGGCCGTGCAGGGACCGTAGAAATGACGGATGCGATCATCGCCAGACTAAAAAATTAG
- the iorA gene encoding indolepyruvate ferredoxin oxidoreductase subunit alpha yields the protein MVNLPVKLLMGNEAIAYGALEAGVQVATAYPGTPASEIFSTLAELAKEYGFYAEWSVNEKVALEVAAGAAYAGARAIVSMKQVGLNVAADPLMTLAYIGVKGGLVLAVADDPGPHSSQNEQDTRKFAQFAKLPVLDPASPAEAKEMTKAAFELSEKLSLPVILRPTTRTCHVCQDVPVGERIPRQTRVYFQKDPGWTIMPGLAARRHPWLNAQQEKAREFFNGSPFNQAIIRNRVGIITSGVSFNYVQEALDLLEQEASILKIGTPYPLPDRVVLNFLGQVDRVLVVEEQEPVVEDQVIALAWKNKLGVTISGKHDCLVPREGEFDVDKVKDMLTTFFGLAPSVATRPQLPPLPLRTPVLCAGCPHRASFYAFKQAAAGQDAVFTGDIGCYTLGVIPPLNTVDTCLCMGASVTIATGLARVEPARKHVAFLGDSTFFHTGLPGLVNAVYNQADITLVVLDNRTTAMTGFQPHPGLGRTALDQVTKQLDIVKIAAACGVELVCEVDPYDLATAKQVARKAIAFPGPAVVIMKRECVHLVPKRSVFRVNVNNCVNCKICLEEFGCPAITLDGEQVMITDNCSGCGVCAQVCPVAAIEEVQL from the coding sequence ATGGTAAATTTGCCGGTTAAGTTGCTGATGGGGAATGAGGCCATTGCCTATGGAGCGCTGGAGGCGGGTGTCCAGGTGGCAACCGCTTACCCTGGAACGCCTGCTTCGGAGATTTTCTCCACGCTGGCTGAGTTGGCCAAGGAGTATGGCTTTTATGCCGAGTGGTCTGTTAACGAAAAGGTGGCCTTAGAGGTGGCGGCGGGGGCAGCCTATGCCGGGGCGAGAGCGATTGTTAGCATGAAGCAAGTGGGCCTGAACGTAGCCGCTGATCCGTTGATGACCCTGGCCTACATTGGTGTCAAAGGCGGACTGGTGTTAGCGGTGGCTGATGACCCGGGTCCGCACAGCTCGCAAAATGAGCAGGACACGCGTAAATTTGCCCAGTTTGCCAAGCTGCCCGTCCTGGATCCCGCAAGTCCAGCGGAAGCGAAAGAAATGACAAAAGCCGCCTTTGAATTATCCGAGAAATTGTCTCTGCCGGTGATCCTGCGTCCCACCACCCGGACCTGTCACGTCTGTCAGGATGTACCCGTGGGCGAACGGATACCACGGCAAACCAGGGTCTACTTCCAGAAGGACCCGGGGTGGACGATCATGCCAGGGCTGGCCGCCCGCCGGCACCCCTGGCTTAATGCTCAACAGGAAAAAGCACGGGAGTTTTTTAATGGTTCGCCGTTCAACCAGGCGATAATCAGAAACCGCGTCGGGATTATCACTTCGGGGGTTAGCTTTAACTACGTTCAGGAAGCCCTGGATTTGCTGGAACAGGAGGCTTCCATCTTGAAAATCGGCACCCCTTATCCCCTGCCCGACCGGGTGGTTCTCAACTTTCTGGGTCAGGTTGACCGGGTGCTCGTGGTCGAGGAACAGGAGCCGGTCGTGGAAGACCAAGTCATTGCCCTGGCTTGGAAAAATAAGTTAGGCGTGACGATCTCCGGTAAACATGACTGTCTGGTTCCCCGTGAAGGCGAGTTCGATGTTGATAAGGTCAAAGACATGCTGACAACCTTCTTTGGTTTGGCCCCAAGTGTGGCCACTCGGCCGCAGCTGCCGCCCTTGCCCCTGCGGACACCCGTCCTGTGTGCGGGTTGCCCCCACCGAGCCTCGTTCTATGCTTTTAAGCAGGCAGCGGCTGGGCAGGATGCAGTGTTTACGGGTGACATCGGTTGCTATACGCTGGGTGTCATCCCGCCTCTTAACACGGTGGACACCTGTTTGTGCATGGGCGCCAGTGTCACGATTGCGACCGGGCTGGCCAGGGTCGAACCGGCGCGCAAACACGTGGCCTTCCTGGGGGACTCGACCTTCTTTCATACCGGCTTGCCCGGATTGGTTAACGCGGTATACAACCAGGCCGACATTACGCTGGTGGTGCTGGATAACCGGACGACCGCGATGACGGGTTTTCAACCCCATCCCGGTTTGGGACGGACGGCTCTGGACCAGGTAACAAAACAGCTGGACATTGTCAAAATCGCTGCTGCCTGCGGGGTAGAGTTGGTTTGCGAAGTTGACCCCTATGATCTGGCTACAGCCAAGCAGGTAGCTCGCAAGGCCATAGCCTTCCCTGGACCGGCGGTGGTGATCATGAAGCGCGAGTGTGTCCATTTGGTCCCGAAGAGATCGGTTTTTCGGGTTAATGTGAACAATTGCGTGAATTGTAAAATCTGTCTAGAGGAATTTGGCTGTCCAGCCATTACCCTGGACGGCGAACAGGTGATGATCACGGACAACTGCAGCGGATGTGGTGTCTGTGCCCAGGTTTGTCCTGTGGCCGCCATTGAGGAGGTGCAACTGTGA